In Gossypium arboreum isolate Shixiya-1 chromosome 5, ASM2569848v2, whole genome shotgun sequence, a single genomic region encodes these proteins:
- the LOC108450749 gene encoding dof zinc finger protein DOF1.8-like, producing MQQDRGGRGSEQGMKQNQQQDQRLKPLTGENQQQHPPQKCPRCESLNTKFCYYNNYSLSQPRYFCKTCRRYWTQGGTLRNVPVGGGCRKGKRTKVSSSGENSRSQPLISQQQAAQQHSLTSPQSMISSNPMISVSAAFRTKESGSLASSSAIPSVGSYYPSAGFMSSLAAIQSMNQPQPFNQPLNQALSMGGDLGGSSNLGLLQGYGVPSFGSQQHQPNQQTQFFPMGDRDQKTVNMYPSDQERLIQSSRLAAGNSSQQNWHQSFINNSDPTASEAALWSMNNNSSSSTSSAGNTNTSNTTAASLNPNQWPDLPGYGAPP from the coding sequence ATGCAGCAAGATAGAGGAGGAAGAGGGAGTGAGCAAGGCATGAAGCAGAACCAGCAGCAAGATCAGAGGTTGAAGCCGTTGACGGGCGAGAATCAACAGCAGCATCCACCTCAAAAGTGCCCTCGTTGTGAGTCTCTTAATACAAAGTTTTGTTACTACAACAATTACAGTCTCTCGCAGCCTCGTTATTTCTGCAAGACTTGTAGAAGGTATTGGACTCAAGGTGGAACCCTAAGGAACGTGCCCGTGGGCGGTGGTTGCAGGAAAGGGAAGCGCACAAAGGTTTCATCTTCCGGTGAAAATTCAAGGTCTCAGCCGCTGATATCTCAGCAGCAAGCAGCCCAGCAACACAGCTTGACATCACCGCAAAGTATGATCTCTTCTAATCCTATGATCAGTGTGAGTGCTGCTTTCAGAACAAAGGAATCTGGTAGTTTGGCTTCATCATCTGCTATTCCTTCTGTGGGATCGTATTATCCTAGTGCTGGGTTCATGTCTTCTTTGGCAGCAATTCAGTCAATGAACCAACCGCAACCTTTTAATCAACCCCTCAATCAGGCTCTAAGTATGGGAGGTGACTTGGGTGGTTCTTCTAATTTGGGTCTTTTGCAGGGATATGGTGTCCCTTCTTTTGGGTCGCAACAGCATCAGCCAAATCAGCAGACTCAATTCTTTCCAATGGGTGATAGAGATCAAAAGACCGTAAACATGTACCCATCTGATCAAGAAAGGTTGATTCAGTCTAGCAGGCTTGCTGCAGGTAATTCTTCTCAGCAGAATTGGCATCAAAGTTTCATCAACAACAGTGACCCTACAGCCTCTGAGGCGGCTTTGTGGAGTATGAACAACAACAGCAGCAGCAGCACAAGCAGCGCTGGCAACACTAACACCAGCAACACTACGGCTGCTTCTTTGAATCCAAATCAATGGCCTGATCTTCCAGGTTATGGTGCTCCTCCATAG